Genomic window (Salvelinus fontinalis isolate EN_2023a chromosome 3, ASM2944872v1, whole genome shotgun sequence):
cagccatttttatctccaTATCGAATCATTTTCAGTTAAAGgcatactttgggattttggcaatgaggcccattatctacttccccagagtcagatgaactcgtgctGTTTCACGAgcaaatgctaactagcgttagcagcATGCAGATAttcatagacttccagtcattgcgctaacactagttaggAGAAAACTGAAAATCAGCTGTTATTGGTAGAGAGGTTTGGATCTCTGTCTTATTGGTCTAACTAATTTCCCGCCCAGTGATGTCACCAtccaggccaaaactccatcccaccaaaacaggctgaaatttcaggtggtcttttcaaacaactcattattaccatcattttcacagtattattccaacctcagtgtggaaatatatataacacacaggaaAATCTCATTATTGACTGCACTAGGCCTTTAATGGACCAATAAAGACAGTTCCAAGGCTCTGCCAAAACAGATCGTTTTCAGGTTACATACTGTAGGCCTCTCACTCAGACCACTCTAAGCTAAATTCTTGATTGTGAAATTGTTCTTTGCTAAACagctaatatatatattttttttatcttttaatagaaaactattacagtaaggtacatGTACATAATTGTtaaccagaaattatttgatattttaaaaaaacagctgcattgggcctttaaataATCCGGATAATTACTCCTGAACAGAGTTCCAATTGAataattttgttgtttttgtttgtttgtctctcAACAGCTTTTTGCCATTTTTGCATTTGCAACATGTGGAGGCTACAGTGGGCAGCTGCGGGTTAGTGTTGACTGTCAGCTTGACAAGGCCAGCAGCAACCTCAGTATTGGCATCGATTTTGCTTATCCTTTTAGGTAAGACACTTTCTAGTAACATTTAAGACACATAATAGTAATGCAACTCGAGGACAAATACGAGCACATTTGGGTTAGAGGTATTCTTTCTCAATTTCCAGCGCAGCCCCATGAATGTTTAATGAACCCAAGGAGAATAGGAGCCATCTCCAACTCTGTTGCTCCTCATTCAAATTATTtagctgtctgtgtttctgtgtgtatgtgtgtgcgtgcacgcatGTGCGTTTCAACACCAGCCTAGCGGGATAATATTTGAGACAATTGCAGATGTCATTTCTAACACCATATGCAAGATTTAGTCTAGCCAATTAAGATCCATCTGTGTGGCACTCTGAAAGCTATTATGCAGCAAAACAAAGTGATAGTGATTAGCACCAGACAAGATGCTTTCAGTGGTAGCTTTGCTAATATTCACTCGAGACACAAAATAAGATCATCAGCAGTCTGTTGATGTCTTTTTTGACAGACTTAATCTCTCCATTGTTTAAAGAGTGGCTACAGGTGTTTTAGACTCCTCTTTTCTCCACTCTGTGGCAGGTTGCACCAGGTGTCTTTTGAGGCTCCGCTGTgtgatgggaggaggagggagagtctCTTCCTCATTGGGGACTACTCTTCCTCAGCTGAGTTCTTCGTCACCATTGCTGTGTTTGCCTTCCTCTACTCCCTCATGGCCACCATGGTCTACATCTTCTTTCAGAACAAGTACCGCGAGAACAACCGAGGCCCTCTCATTGTGAGCTGCTCACCTTTTCCGTGTTCAACCTCCACTGATTATATTTCCTTTTGACTAAGATAGTATGCTATGTGTTTGTACTGCTTCCATGCTGCAATATATTTTGTATAATGTACCCAGTCCCTGCACCTTTCACATCTGCTGATTGTGCAAACAATAACTTGATCACTATTCAGTAACAtgtccccctcccctctcagGACTTCATAGTGACGGTGGTGTTCGCCTTCATGTGGCTGGTCAGTTCTTCGGCCTGGGCTCAGGCCTTGTCGGACGTCAAGGTCACCACAGATCCAGATGAGGTGCTGGAGCTCATGTCTGCCTGTAAGGTCATGACCAACAAGTGTGGCTTAGTGCAAGGACCCCGTTGGTCAGGCCTTAACACCTCTGTGGTACGACAGACTGTgaaccacacactaccacaccacaacacacacaccacatgtttgttttgttgtgaTATACTCTGTCTCTCCCCAGGTGTTTGGCTTCCTAAACTTCGTCCTGTGGGCAGGAAACATCTGGTTTGTTTTCAAGGAGACTGGCTGGCATAAGGGAGGACCTGCTCGGTACGCTGGAGCACCGCCCGAAAAACAGGCCGCGACCTTCAGCCAGCAGCAGCCCTACAACCAGGGCAGCTTCGACCAGTCAGGAGGCTACAGCGGCCAGGGAGACCGGGAGCAGGCATCAGAATACAGTCCTGTGGGCGAACCCACCTCCTACTCTAATCAGATGTAGACTTGCAGTCTGATTGGCACATAGGTGTTCTATAAGGGCAAATTCAATCAGGGGTTAAGGAAGGAAGgggttgaagggagggagggggcaagAGGGGCTAGCTCAGTTTGATCCTCTGATGCATCACATTGTTGGTGTCCTGTTTGTGCAAAAACATAAAAAATGTGTCCAAATGACCTACATGCAGTTCTTAGGTAAAAATATTCTGGTGCCAGAAAAGGTAAGTTGTCGATTGATACAGTTCCACGCGTTGTATTTCAAAGTATTGTACAAAATCTAGATTTTGGTTATGTTTTTAGATGTTGTTTTCGTGAATGTTGTATTGCCTGTGGCTTGAGTCTGTTTACAGTTTATCTTTTTCTGTGCTAGGTGCAATGTCACAGACCTTTTTAACTAGACGTCTTTTATCAAACTGGTTTGTACTGTCGTGGAAGAGAAATGTGGTCTACAATTGTATAATTCTTGAAGTTTCCTATATAGTCTTGACAAAGTGCATGAAGTTGTGCTATGTGTTTCTATGCTTGTTTGTGCACATTCTAATTATGAAACTGTCAGGATTTAATCTCAGCGTTACAGCAAGGTAACAGTAGCAGTTTATTCCTCATTATTAGAATTTTATTTCATAGCTTGTATTGATTTATATTTTTCCAAGACATCCTTTATAGTATACACTatattttaataaatgtttttattttttatatttagaaTGATTATTTAAATTGTATCAAGTTTCATTTCACTGCACTAAGGAAGAATTGTACCTTTCATGGCAGATAACCTTTCATTACACAAGATGCCCTTGATCATAAATGGGTTTTATGTATTGATTTGTGAGGAGTTTTTGATGTTGGTGTTAACAATAGTAAATGGGAAATGTGTTTGTACCCGCTCTGTTTACAAATGGTCGCTTTTGATTCAAATTAAATAATCATTTCATACACATcctggagctagctagctagaccccAGTGAAAAAGGGCCAGAAGAACTTAGTTGCAATTAAAATAGTGAGCTCTGCCAAGCTTGTCTGTATAACCATTCCTGAACACCCTCCATTTTATCCGTCATGTTTTCTCTGTATTGAATTCTATAAACAAAGTAATTCAGGTTTGTACAACCTTTCAATGAATAAAAATAAGTCTAATGAGACGATGTCTGATATTGATGATGGTAATGAATTAACCATGTGTCTTGAGCGTCAAAGCATGTGGTAAAAA
Coding sequences:
- the LOC129851019 gene encoding synaptoporin-like; the encoded protein is MESANQLVSVGTFQVLKLPLGFIRVLEWLFAIFAFATCGGYSGQLRVSVDCQLDKASSNLSIGIDFAYPFRLHQVSFEAPLCDGRRRESLFLIGDYSSSAEFFVTIAVFAFLYSLMATMVYIFFQNKYRENNRGPLIDFIVTVVFAFMWLVSSSAWAQALSDVKVTTDPDEVLELMSACKVMTNKCGLVQGPRWSGLNTSVVFGFLNFVLWAGNIWFVFKETGWHKGGPARYAGAPPEKQAATFSQQQPYNQGSFDQSGGYSGQGDREQASEYSPVGEPTSYSNQM